From Geotalea uraniireducens Rf4:
GCCTGACCTTTACCTGGGCTATCCAGGGGTTTTTCGCTATCTGCTCGCCGATGCTCTTAAGCCTCAAGGCCAGCATTGCATCCCCTTCCTTCACACCGGCCAGGGCAACGACCTCCTGCCGGCTCAGCTTCTTGAGATTGGACACCTCGATCCGCTCCAACCGCAGAAATGTAGTCCGGGCAATCAGCCGGTACATCTCGTACCCAACGAATCCGGTCAGTGAAACGAGTGCCGCTCCGCACACTACCTTCGCCGACTTCCTGAAAATACTCCGGAAATTAATCGGCTTGCGCGGCTTCGGCGGTTTTTTCAGCCGGTTTTGCGAGGTCGGTCGCTGTTTTTTCTTGTGCAGATCGCGCATGGTAGAAACCGGTCGATGGTTGATGGTCTATGGTTAATAGTGAATCGCTGATAGGAGCCAGGCAGTCATCAACCATCCGCTATCAACCATCCACCGCTTCAACTACTGGCTTATTTTCAACGCCGCGGCAGCAAGGATTCTTTCCACCAGATCTTCGAATCCTATTCCCGAGCCGCGGGCTATCTCCGGCAACAGGCTCAGATCGGTCATCCCGGGCAAGGTATTGACCTCCAGGATATAGCATGCCCCTTCCTCCGTGACGAGGAAATCGACCCGGCTGTAACCGCTGCAGCCCAGGGCACGGTGTGCATCTTCTCCTGCCCGCAGCACTTTTCGGTAAAGCTCTGCCGGCAGTCGGGCGGGGAGAATATGCTCGGCCATGCCGGGAGAGTATTTTGCATCGAAATCATAGAATTCGTTTTTCGGTACGATCTCAATGGCCCCGAGCGCCTTGTCTTCAAGGATACCCACCTGGACCTCGCTCCCCTTGATGAATTGCTCGACGAGGATTTCACGGTCGTACCTGAAGGCCTCCTTCATGGCAGCGGCAAATTCCGACTCCTTCTTAACGATGCTGACACCAACCGAAGAACCTTCCTGCGATGGCTTTACCACGACGGGAAGAGAAAATTCGAGCTCGGCAAGAGCGGCCTTATCGCCTCGGCAAAACACCTTGTACGGGGCTACGGTCAGTCTGG
This genomic window contains:
- a CDS encoding D-alanine--D-alanine ligase, which translates into the protein MTVDELKTKKIGVLMGGLSAEREVSLKSGAAVHQALLARGYDAVAIDVDRDIAQVLVREWVDVAFIALHGRYGEDGAIQGLLEIMGIPYTGSGVLASALAMNKIFAKQAFQAARLTVAPYKVFCRGDKAALAELEFSLPVVVKPSQEGSSVGVSIVKKESEFAAAMKEAFRYDREILVEQFIKGSEVQVGILEDKALGAIEIVPKNEFYDFDAKYSPGMAEHILPARLPAELYRKVLRAGEDAHRALGCSGYSRVDFLVTEEGACYILEVNTLPGMTDLSLLPEIARGSGIGFEDLVERILAAAALKISQ